TATTGGTATATTAACCGACAATAGGATAGCTGACCATAGCCTTCCACCACATCCAGACACACTAATCTTGCTGACATGGAACATGACTTGAGCACTAGACTATTTAGAATGGTGTGAGCTGGTACTCATGGACAAATAGAGAACGCTTATAATGATTGATGAAATACTGCTTGGGGACAACTACGGTATGTCTTGGCATTAACAGGATTAACAACCATTTTAGTCATGCGTTACACCTGCATACCAACTTATTTACAAATTACAGAGGAATTGGATACCTTACATGTCACAGAGAAGCAAAAATGAAACCGCTAAaatatcagtaaaaaaaaaaaaaaaaaaaaaggttcatTCATCTTCTTCGCCGTCAAACTCGACTGCCATGCATTTCCTTACTTCCTCTCCGTAGACCTGGAGCGGCTGTGAGGGGAAAAACAGTTAAGCCAGAATGTTAATATAAACTTCCCCTGGAGCATTCCTGCACTCCCTCAGAAATATGTTACACCATTGGCCTGTTACTGTTCCTTAAAAGCCACAACTAGTGGTTTCACTGTTGCTAAGATAAGAAATTCTTGCTGTCTGTTAAAACCCCCCCTGCTTACCTCCTTGATCGGGAAAATGATCTTGAGGGTTTGTGGTTCCTGTCGCGGGACAAagatctctccctcttcctgtctctggaGAGAGACCTGCATACAGAAGGGAAAAGAGAATTAACCAAAACAACCTGAATTTTACAGAGGCCCCTGTTGACAATGACAAGAGGATCTAATCATTGACAAGTTTGGAAAGCTGTGCTGGGGTGTGGTGTGTTAAGAGATCAAATACTTGTCAGAACCATACACAAGGTTCAAAATTGGGTCCTTCAGTCCATGCTTCCATGACAAATAACCTGCCTTAATCTTACTTGCCCACTGTTAATTTTTTACAATCTCTCATGGCTGTCAACATACCTGCTTCGGCTGCGGCTGAAGCTCCTCCTACGTGGGGATCTGGGGAGGGGGGAATAAGAGGATGTTAAAAGCAGAGCATGATACATTGATGGCCCATTGATTCCAAACCCACCCAACCCCCAAATTACCCTGAAGTAAACCCTACAGTCCCCACCAAAAACTGCCCCTCTGGGGGAACCAAGTTAATGTCTATTACACACCACCCCCCCAAAGGGATGGGAATGGGTGACTGCAGATAAGGCATTTGTAATCTGAAATTCAGTCATCGCCTCCCATAAAAGGCCATGGTTAGTTAATACTGCCAGCTGAGTGAATGACAAAAAAATGCTTCGGAAAGAGAAGTGCAATTATACCAAATGGGAAGGGGTAAGAAAATGGAGGGTTGTAACATAATTAATGGTCAAAAATTGGGTAAGAATGCTCTCAATGCTGCAGTAAATTCAAGGCTACATATTGAGCACAAGTGCAAAGCACACACAAGATGGGACCACTGCGACCTAAACCAGGGAAAGCACTGATCAGAAAAGCTCCTTTGAACAATTAGAAAGACCTTCACAGATTAATAATTAATGTTTCTCAAAAATGTCCATCCCCCTTTAAATCAACGGATTACAGTAATGAGGGAGAAATATCAATCCTGTTTGATTCAAATAAAAAAGGATAACCTTTTTTAAAGCAGCTTTCTCTTCACTTTTAAATTTGTAATCAGCAGTGTACTGTATGAAGCAGGTAAAACTTACTAGTCGTTTGGTTTTCAACAAGCTAGAAATGACGAAGGGGAGGTAGACTGTAGGCCGGGTAGGCAGATTTGGCTGAAAAGGACTGGCCAGATGCTGCGAGGTGATTAGTTGGCTGGTGGATGGGGGCTGGCTGTGGATTTTTCCTGCTTTTATTGGTTAGCCGAGGGCTGCTGCTGGTAGGTTGCAGTGTAGACATTTGGGGACGTAAAACGCTGATTGGTCGGGAATGTGAGGAGGGCCGCTGCCGATTGGATTAAAGTTGGAGGAAGAGGCTGAGAACTGCATGCGCAGGAACCAATGGGCTGGTGCAACCTGACGACTGGCCATGTGACACGACATCAGCCAAGCTGATTGGGGCACGCTGGTCAATGGTCACATGATGCTGAAAGAGGACTAGTTGACTGACTCAGAGGGTGGTGAGAAGAGGCATGGTGATGACTCTGTAACGGGGTTCATTTTTATTAATATAAATGGTCAATAAAAAAAGCAACCTCAAATTGTAACAAAAACAACCAACCTAGCATCATTAAGCTTCCCCTCCCACCCGGTTCATAGTGAGGTACTGGTTTGAAATACGAATCACCTACTTCCAAAACACGTTCAGTGCTTCAGGTAACAGTGAAAAGCTTGCAAGCCAAATTTAGAGAAAATGTGGTAGAGAAAACGCAAATGTACTTATCACTTAAACTTGGCATACAAATCAGCACACTTCATTTCACACTGTACCCACCCCCTGGATCTAAAGAACCCCAGAAGTCATTAAACAATGATAATGAAGATGAAAACTGCATGCCTTCAGCACCACATTACACTAACCACTGTAGACTACCATGGAAAAGGGGTTATCAAACACTCAGTGCTAAACTATCAATATGGTGCAGCGAAACAGGAGATGCAGTTTGGAAAGAGGACACAGGAACAAAACAAGTAGATTAACTAGTAAAAGGGACAGAAAGGGATTAGTAGTCTGTTGTGCATTGCTATCATAAAGCCCTGTATGGGAGATGGGTTACCTGCGCCTGGCGGGCGGGCTACCACGACGCCCACGATGGTCATCTCGAGGACGTCGGCTCCACGATGGAGGAGGACCCCGGTTGCGGGTGCGTTTCTCACCATTGGACAGCTCCACTCGCACACGGGAACCACTTAATGTCCTGTGCAGAGCAATACAGTGTTACCGCAGAGCAtgctgttaaacagtcaccaaaACCTTATGGCATGCATGGCCTTGTTTCACCCCCTTTCAGGAAGTTAAATGGAGGCAAGTGGCAACAAAAATTAATAGGCAGTCCTTCCAAATATCAGAGTGGAAACAAATATCTCCAAGGAAACTAGGCTCTGTCATTAAGTTATTTTATACCAGAGTATAAAGCACATGTGGATAATTTGAATTCACATGGACAAACCAGAAAAGCTACTTCAAACAGTTCTGGAACACACCTCTGAAATTATCTGCATTTATTTAGTCAAACTATCAAGTGTATTGGCATGCAAATGATGCAAGGAACAAAAACTTGAAAAATGACCTCAATTTCCTGATTCTATCATTCAGTTATTTTTACACCAGAGGAACTTATTCTTAGGTTTTACCTTCCATCAAGTTCTCTCACTGCGTCGGTTGCATCCCTTGGA
This sequence is a window from Oncorhynchus kisutch isolate 150728-3 linkage group LG1, Okis_V2, whole genome shotgun sequence. Protein-coding genes within it:
- the LOC109895953 gene encoding serine/arginine-rich splicing factor 3-like, whose product is MGDPAMHRDCPLDCKVYVGNLGNNGNKTELERSFGYYGPLRSVWVARNPPGFAFVEFEDPRDATDAVRELDGRTLSGSRVRVELSNGEKRTRNRGPPPSWSRRPRDDHRGRRGSPPARRRSPRRRSFSRSRSRSLSRDRKRERSLSRDRNHKPSRSFSRSRSRSRSTERK